The Kryptolebias marmoratus isolate JLee-2015 linkage group LG1, ASM164957v2, whole genome shotgun sequence sequence cttctccAGCTCTGACAGCGTTTTCTGGAGCTTCTCCTCCAACAGGCTGAACTCCAGCTCCTGCGCACATGAAGGATGCATCAGAAACCGGAGCATTTGCTGGATTTATTGGGATGTTTTTAGACGTCTGTAAAGTCTCCACCTTCTTCCTGACCAGAGCTTCcctctctccgtctctcctcctccactcCTTGGCTAACGCCTGCATGTGTCTGAGCTCCTTCCTCCTCAGCTGAAACAAGCAGCCACCCATCAGACCACGGAGGCGTCATTACCGCAGGCCACAGGTGTTTCCTGCTTACCTGGTGGTCGAACAgatcctcctgctcctccttccacagctccagctccagagCCGCCCGGTACTCCGGGGTGTGTCGGGTGGAGGGGGGTGGCTGTGGGCCGGCGGGAAGCTTGCCCTGAAcataaacagagttttaaattcCCTGATCTGTACTGAAGACTGCAGGAATCTGGACCAGCAGGTCTGTGGCGTACGATCCTGGGTTTGTTTTATACCTGTGAACCTAAAAACAGCATTAGGATTTTATGTTTAATCTGAATTATTGCTGTAAAATCATCGTCTGTTGCTGTCCACAGGGTTCATACACTCGTACGTCTCCTGTTGTTAACcgaataaagtttaaaacataaaaaagtgtcTGAATTATCAGAGTGTTAATTGGAGCGGTTCTGCTGGttctttaatgtctttaaaatcatttatattCTCGTCCTGTTTTTAACTCTGACTCACCTGGGACGAGTCCGACACCACGACCTGTTTGGTTCTGATGAAGCCGAGGTCCTCCAGCGTCGCCACGTAGCTCAGCTCAGCTACTTTCTCTGAGGCCCTGCAGGAAGGAGACGCACCTGATTAACCTCCTGCAGGTGAGCAGTCGTCCTGAGATCCAGCAGTTGGTTCTTACTGCTGCGGGTGGACCACGGGGACCTGGTCCTGATGGGTCTGCTTCCAGCTCTGCTCTCCGGTGGACCCgacggttctggttctgtttgagcTCAGCAGGTGAGACAGCAGGATGGAGGCTCGTCCAATCAGCTGGTCTCTGCTGGTGGCGCCTCGATGCCAGAGCTCCACCTCCAGAGGAACTCTACCAAACAAAGATCCGGCCGAGCGGCGTCACCTCAGTGAAATAATCAGAACCGTTTTCACAGACGGGTCAAAGACCCTCAGGTTCTGAACCCAGGAGGTCAGAGTgtgcttatcgcccgccgccgaagGTAAAGGTGTCCGTTTGTCtttattgttagcaaaatatctcatggatcaCTGAAACTCAATCCTTCGCATACGTCTGCCTAcccagcctaattcaagatggccgccacagcaaaccgacagacactgagctaaactttggtgtggtagtagctgagagtgatccacATCAGGAGATCCTTTTAAGGTTCGACTAAAACTTCTTTAACTCCATctttcctcaacagaaaatgaGTCCAGGTCCAGACGTCCACTGGAGCCATAAGCTCCGCCCTAAAGCCGACAGTTTCCTGTGTTTGTACCTGAGGAAGGTGTCCTGCAGCTGGTGAGGCAGCGCGGCGAAGTCGAAGGCGCAGAAGGACTGCGGCAGAGACGCCTCCatgttcctctgcagctccaCGGGAGGGTTAGTCATGATGGGGGCTGCGCTGCCGAAGAACGGGTACGAATACCTGAAATCCAGCAGACCTCCCATTGGTTCCAGCCATAAAGCAGGTTTTTACTGCGAGCAACTGTGAGCGACTCACCTGAGCGTGGCGGCGATGGGCTGAGGGAGGCGGAGCTTCCCCAGGCTGCGCAGGTCCAGGGAGAAGCAGTAGTGATGAGCGGAGGACGGGATGGAGACTTTAGGAGCAGAGACGCTGATGGAGGACGCTCCGCCTTCAGGCTGATGGAGAGGCGGAGCAGGAAGTTCTTCATCTGCAGCGAACACACATCTTCAGCCTGAACGCTCTGAACGCATCAAACTGCTCGCCTGACAACGCTCGGCCTCACCTGATGCTCCTGTTCGCTCTGCGTGGAGTTCTTCCAGGAGACTCTCTGCTTCGCTCtctgtgtgaggaggaggaggaggaggagacaagCTTCGAGGTCTCTGCTCAGCTGCAGTACGACTTTTCTCCTCTGATGGCtgaaaagacaggaaaacataCGAATCAGACAAgttataattttatttctcttgttcTGTTCCTCAGATTTATTTCAACTTCCTGCTGACATGTTGGCAAAAATGGCTGCCTTTTTAGTTAGTTTGGACTTTCTGCAGATGAAATTACAAACTGTTAAAGACCTGAGAAAGAGCGAACTAATACctgacaaaacaaactatatcATGCATGTAAACCACAAACGTCCAGTTTTTATAACTAATCCTGAGAGCTGcggtctaaaaatgactgaagtgAAGGAGGTAAAACCAGCTGAAGGAAGTATTTAGATCTGCAGTGATAAAGATGAGGTTCAAACCAACAGGAGACAACTTTAACAGAAGGAAACAGGTTTGTTCTCATGGATTTTCAtcatgaaaatatttgtaataatatTTTGCTCCAgatgttaaaatgaaaacaggaaacaacaaacCGACATAAAACAACCAGCAAATTAAAGCTTCATCCTTTGAGTTATTGAGCTTAATTAGGAGGGGTGTGATTCACCTGTGGAGgcccctcctccttcctcagAGTAATGGCCACGCCCACTGTGGGCTGCAGGTCGGCGGGCAGAGCCGGCAGCTTGACGCTTCTCGGCGGCTGCAGGACGAACGCTCCCTCCACGGTCGCCGCCTTCGAGTCCACGTCCCCCGAAGCTGCAGCCAGAGACGAGAGGGACACGTCGGTGCTGCCCAGAGAGTGACTCCCACAGCAGAGATGGACCTGAGGGGGACAGGGGACAGGACAGGACGGGATGGGACAGTCAGACCAGACAGAACGGGTCAGGGGACAGTCAGACCACACAGGACAGAGCCAGGACATGACAGGACAGGAAAGGACAGGACAGTCAGACCAGACAGGACGGAGGcaggacaggacaggaaagGACAGGACGGGACCCGTCTCACCTGCAGAGGGGGCTGCTGGGACAGGAAGGCCTGCAGGACCTGTTTGCTGCTGCGGATGCGTACAGAGGCGCGCTCCGGCTCGAAGTCCGGACTCAGCAGGTTCTGGAACGGCTCGCTGGTGATGTCGTTCCCCAGTAAggagtagaagaagaagaacccgGACCCGTCTGAGGCCAGTTTCTTTGTGCTGGGAACCagctgcagcaaacaaacaaacaaaaaacaaagttttcatctGAATGAGGAGGAAGTTCTCAGGTCATTAAAACTAAATCCATCCTTCAGAGGTAAATTAATCCGTCCAGatgtttgtaaataatttatatgtttgtttgtttctgaggaTAACTCAGAAACTgattcaggaaaataaaaacgttagaatttatttgatttcttggactttaatttattttcagctcagatgaatctgcagcatgtttttatctaaaataaaaagaaattaaacgaTCCTCGGCCGCCGCAGCTCCATACCTGCTCCAGCTTGGTGCCGAAGGCCACGGTGACTGACAGGACAAACATGTCGCTGCACACATCTGCAGGTCCAACCTGATGGTACCCCTGGTCCGGGACCAGTTTGGCCTGCAGCCCGTCAGGAAGCAGACCCGGTCCTGAAGCAGAACCTGAGGCAGAGGAGGACTGATGAGGATGAAGGTTCTGTAAACGCTGAGGAGCATCgagctccacttcctgtttccatcAAGTTAAACACATGAAACATAAGAAAcgtctttttctttccctctgagctgcgactgtttgGTGACCGGCCTCCTGAACGAGGTCAGATAATCTGTCCAACCACAGCTCTGCTCCAACAACGACTCATTAAACATCTGTCCAGCAGATCCATTTATAAACACGGAGATGGCTGCTGATGATGAGAACGGCCAAAACTGAAGTTTACGAGCTGGCTGCAAAAACTggacaagatttaaaaaagtcaaagacTGACAGCTGCGTCCCGCGAGACGCTGGTTTATTCAGGTCTGATCAGATACGTCCAGGTACAGGTGGCCTTCAGGCTCCGGGTACAGGTGGGCTTCAGGGTCTGGGCGTTCAGGCCCCAGGCCTTCAGGCTCCAGGTGTGGGGCCTTCAGGCagatgggcgatatgcattcctttcattAGTTCATAATTCCTCCTCTAATTAACCACCGACAACCCATGACGAGGATGAAGAGCAGATTTCTTGCGTTCTTTAGGTTTGTTAGTTCAAGTCTAAACCTGAACGGTCCTTCTGACGTCCCTCGTTTTCTTCCTGCCTCAGAAATCAAACTTTGAATCGGAGCGATCTCATCCAGACACGACCGACAGCCACGTTTATAAACCAACAACAGCTCAGTGTGTGGAAACATCTGGGCTCAGAACATCAGTTTCCCTCAGAGACCCGATCCGAAGCCATACCTCGTCGAGGGGGGGCCTTTCTGGCTTTGAACCTGTCCGGGGAGGCTCCTGAGGCCCCGGAGGCTCCGCGGTCGATCTCCAGCGTGGTGCCGAGGAGAAGAGCCGGCTTCTGTTTGGTGTATTTACTGCTGAGCAGCGGGTACCAGCGAGGATCCtggacagcagcagaggagttAGAACAGGTTTACTCAGATCTCAGATCCACAACGGAGGCAGAGCAGAACCCGTTCTCCGGTTCAcaaggtttaaaacaaatgtcagatagagtcagagctgaagaaacGTCAGATTTAATCACaatctttatttcttcatcCAATCGATGAAACGTAGCTTCAGCCTCAGGATTTTAATCTGACGTAAAATCTGTGAGGTTTACCTGTCTGACCTCCTGAACCGACCGCAGGTCCAGAACCACGTATCCAACGTTCTCCCTCTTCTTACTGCCCGGGTCCACGGAGAAACACTGCAGCTTGATGGGAGTCCGCTGCAGCCTGGAGGAGCCGAGACACGGGTCAGAACATCTGAAGTCCAACACGGTGTCGGGTCAGAACGTCTGAAGTCCAACACGGCGTCAGAGGACAGAAAGTTTACCTGAATATCACTgaataaatgtcacaaaaaggACTTTTTAGGCTAAACTTGAGTTTCTTTAATATGAAAATCTACAACTTCTTTCtgtatttcaaataaaaacataattcctGTTTTGTGAAGAAGCTTTTCCATTGTTTCTACAGTCTTGGTGAAATAATAAGACGACCTGAAGATAAAatgttgctgcttgtttttgcaGCTGATGAGATCAGAACAACAccagaaataaaaccacagatgCAGTTTTTATTGCTGATTTCTGACATCATGTCAGCGTTTGGGTCGACTGGTTTAAATAcgctcagaaaacaaaatggctccaccTCCTAACGCCATAAACTGAAGAAACCAGAAGTCTAAGAAGGTGAGTTAGTCGAGCACAGACCGTCCTCTGGATGTTCTGGGTCAGAGGTTATTAGAGGTCAGGTGTTCATCAGACAGGTGAGACGGTACGACCTGTGTTGGTGCAGAGTCCGGCGGTCCAGTTCCCAGGCCAGCTCGGTGCTGAACTGCGGCTGCTCCCGGTGCTCCACCGGATCTGTGGCCAGCTGCTCGCCATCGAAGCTCGCCTGAACCTCCAGACGGAGGCGGGGGCTCTTCGGGAAGCGGCGACCTGAAGACGCACAAAGAATTTAATCGGGTCTGTCCAGGTGTTCAgcagatattctgctaacagacagccgactcagcctcagctacaaccacaccaaacctcCGCTCCACGTCTATTAACTGACTGGTTATCATCATCCCGTTTTACAGgtgagttagctgtggcagccatcttgaactgggttgtgGAGATGTGGATCTTTtcttcattcttcttcttcttactAAGATGAATGAGTGAATTTCAGGGAAATCATGGGAACAGAAACCTGATGTGGGAGTGAATCCTGTCGGACATCTGGAACACCTTCAGGTGAGAGCAGGTTTACCTCAGtgtgttaccatggtgacccactgagtcaccatggtaacacaCTGAGGACGCTGAACACCTCAGTAATACACCTGTGCTGAACATCAGCCTCAGTAACACACCTGTCCTAAATATCAGCCCTCATTAATTAACACACCTGTGCTGAGCAGGTAGTTGAACTCTGTCTCCAGCTGATTTAACGGACAGTTCGGCAGTCTGACCCACACCGTAACTCGGttttgtgaaggaaaaaaactaaaaccgtCGACCTGTAAGGAGGTGTTTAAACCAGCTGTTGTCACTCAGAACCGAACCCTGGACCGTCTCGTGTTGACAGACGGTGCAGGTATAGCCTGAGGCTAACACCGAGCTCCTACCCGCCTGCCGAGGGTCAAACTCACCTTccagcacagaaacaacaatcagaagTTGGTCCGACTTCACGCTCATTTCGACATTCTGCGGCTCCAGAAGACAACTTCCGCTCAAACTGGTAAAAACCCCTCCGTTCTTTAAACTCAGGGCTTTGTGTTGGTTTTAACAGCGTTAACTGAACGTAGCGACGCTAATAGCCGCTTTGTTGTCAGGCTTTGGCGCCACCCATTTAGTTTAAAAGCGGCGGAAGAGAAGATGGAGGCGGGTCAGAGCGCCCCCGCTGGCCGGAGGCGGAACTGCAGCACGAAATggataaaacagtttaaaacagtttaacaacTTTTATAAAAAGGTCTAACGAgacaataacaaaatacaactagaataaaacacagtacaaaagaaaaaaaaatatttaaagaagacCCTAGAACCCTGAcaatctaaaactctgggtaaccaaatctgaaaaaaaaacttctagaaaaagagaaaaagatctCCAGACAggtatttatatataaacatcCTTTAATCATGATTGCCAAACATATGAATTAAGGCATATACAGTataaaaaagcaacagcaggattgatgtgttttttactGGATACATCAGTTGGATGGAGTGAACAAACCAAGCAGTCTTTATAAGACAACATGGTGTCTCTGAAACATTGACAGAGTTCTGTAAACAGAGTCCATAGCACTATATTCAAGTAATAGAATGAGCACTGATACGATGCAGGTAAGATGTTGTGGAAGTGAGGCAGAGCCGCTGATTGGTCCAGTCGGGCTTTGGGACGCTCGCTGTCAGCCATGTTGGGTTGCTACTTCTGAATGTTAGGGCAGACAGG is a genomic window containing:
- the LOC108245877 gene encoding centrosomal protein of 120 kDa isoform X2 → MSVKSDQLLIVVSVLEGRRFPKSPRLRLEVQASFDGEQLATDPVEHREQPQFSTELAWELDRRTLHQHRLQRTPIKLQCFSVDPGSKKRENVGYVVLDLRSVQEVRQDPRWYPLLSSKYTKQKPALLLGTTLEIDRGASGASGASPDRFKARKAPPRRGSASGPGLLPDGLQAKLVPDQGYHQVGPADVCSDMFVLSVTVAFGTKLEQLVPSTKKLASDGSGFFFFYSLLGNDITSEPFQNLLSPDFEPERASVRIRSSKQVLQAFLSQQPPLQVHLCCGSHSLGSTDVSLSSLAAASGDVDSKAATVEGAFVLQPPRSVKLPALPADLQPTVGVAITLRKEEGPPQPSEEKSRTAAEQRPRSLSPPPPPPHTESEAESLLEELHAERTGASDEELPAPPLHQPEGGASSISVSAPKVSIPSSAHHYCFSLDLRSLGKLRLPQPIAATLRYSYPFFGSAAPIMTNPPVELQRNMEASLPQSFCAFDFAALPHQLQDTFLRVPLEVELWHRGATSRDQLIGRASILLSHLLSSNRTRTVGSTGEQSWKQTHQDQVPVVHPQQASEKVAELSYVATLEDLGFIRTKQVVVSDSSQGKLPAGPQPPPSTRHTPEYRAALELELWKEEQEDLFDHQLRRKELRHMQALAKEWRRRDGEREALVRKKELEFSLLEEKLQKTLSELEKREKHLAEAELQTQRLQRELRAEHDLAQKELQEASRRLQRESDHRVALERDKVRLMEEERARLLQQIADGEARFKQLEKEFQIYREQQNLRPEIGLQAELNLLTLEKVELERKLESSTKSKLHYKQQWGRALKELARFKQREQENAAARLKKQQAELEAMRLRYLATEEKEAVRQDRRELDDIRNELNSESAEEHLSRLLEERDTLLRTGVYSHEDRIIAELNRQIQDALRDRDL
- the LOC108245877 gene encoding centrosomal protein of 120 kDa isoform X1: MSVKSDQLLIVVSVLEGRRFPKSPRLRLEVQASFDGEQLATDPVEHREQPQFSTELAWELDRRTLHQHRLQRTPIKLQCFSVDPGSKKRENVGYVVLDLRSVQEVRQDPRWYPLLSSKYTKQKPALLLGTTLEIDRGASGASGASPDRFKARKAPPRRGSASGPGLLPDGLQAKLVPDQGYHQVGPADVCSDMFVLSVTVAFGTKLEQLVPSTKKLASDGSGFFFFYSLLGNDITSEPFQNLLSPDFEPERASVRIRSSKQVLQAFLSQQPPLQVHLCCGSHSLGSTDVSLSSLAAASGDVDSKAATVEGAFVLQPPRSVKLPALPADLQPTVGVAITLRKEEGPPQPSEEKSRTAAEQRPRSLSPPPPPPHTESEAESLLEELHAERTGASDEELPAPPLHQPEGGASSISVSAPKVSIPSSAHHYCFSLDLRSLGKLRLPQPIAATLRYSYPFFGSAAPIMTNPPVELQRNMEASLPQSFCAFDFAALPHQLQDTFLRVPLEVELWHRGATSRDQLIGRASILLSHLLSSNRTRTVGSTGEQSWKQTHQDQVPVVHPQQASEKVAELSYVATLEDLGFIRTKQVVVSDSSQGKLPAGPQPPPSTRHTPEYRAALELELWKEEQEDLFDHQLRRKELRHMQALAKEWRRRDGEREALVRKKELEFSLLEEKLQKTLSELEKREKHLAEAELQTQRLQRELRAEHDLAQKELQEASRRLQRESDHRVALERDKVRLMEEERARLLQQIADGEARFKQLEKEFQIYREQQNLRPEIGLQAELNLLTLEKVELERKLESSTKSKLHYKQQWGRALKELARFKQREQENAAARLKKQQAELEAMRLRYLATEEKEAVRQDRRELDDIRNELNRLKKQEDQLGPAPSDPAPSDPAPSESAEEHLSRLLEERDTLLRTGVYSHEDRIIAELNRQIQDALRDRDL